GACCAGGCGGGCGCCGTCTGCCTCGTCGGCGAGGAAGCGGTCGAGCGCGGCAAGCTCGTCCCAGCGGAGCCCCGAGGCCGCGCCCGCTCCCTCCAGGATCAGCTCCGCAAGCGGCTCGGTGCGGTAGAACCCGGTGAGCGGGAGGAGGAGCACGGGGTGGCCGCGGGTGTCGCCCGACGCGGTGTTCCTGCCGAGCAGCGACGAGATGAAGTGGGTCTTCCCCGCGCCGGTGCTTCCCAGCACCAGGAAGCAGCGCTCGAAGCGGAGCCCGTCGCGGGAGTCGAACATGCGGCGGAGCGACCCCAGCCGGGCGGCCACCGCCTGCGCGTGTGGCAGGTCCAGGCGAGCCCGCCCCTGTTCCGCGCCCGGGGCCTCGGCCTGGCGTTCGAGCCGCGAGATCAGGGCGTGAACGGCATCGCCCGGGGTGCGGGCGAGCAGCGCCTGGACGTCGGCCGCGACGTTCTCGTACACGGCCGCGCAGTCGACGCTCTGCAGGTCGCGCGCAAGCGGCTCGAGCTCGGGGAAGCGCTCTGCGCGCCGGTGCAGGTCGCGCAGACGCTCTTCCATGCGCGCGTGCCATCCCTGCTCCTGCACGAACCCGGAAAACGCGGCGCAGAGCGGCGGCTCCACCAGGTCGGGGTAGTCGTCCACCTGCGGCGCGAACACCCGCGCCCGCTCGCTGCGCGTCCACCGGCGCCAGTCACGGAGCACCACGTCGCTCAGGCGGGTGAGCTCCAGCTCGCCGCACACGTCGCACAGCACCTCGCTGGGCGTGAGCAGCGCCGTCTGGCTGTTGCGGGCGTACTCGTCGGGAACGATCAGGCCGTTCACCATCCCGATCACCCAGCGCCGCTGCGGATCCCACGCGGGGGCGCCGCTGAAGCCGCGGGTGATCTCCTGGCTGCGCACGCTCAACGCGCGCCGGGCTCCCCAGGGACGGTCGCCGATCACCTCCCCGGCGCCCGGAAGCCCGTCGGCCGGGCTGAACCGCGGGAATCCGTAGGTCTGGAAGGTGCGCCCGTCGCACCGCTCCGAGCTTCCCAGCGGCAGCGGGACGGCTCCGGCGGGTGCGGCGCCCTCCAGCCGCAGCACGGCCACGTCCGCGTCGTCCACCGCCGACTGGCACCCGGCGACCAGGCGCGCGGTGACCCGTTCAGGGTTGCCGTGGAAGAAGAGCTGAACGGTGCCGCCCGGGTCCGCGTCGGCTACCACGTGTGCGCAGGTGACGACGAGCCCGCCGGGGCTGATCATGAACCCGGTGCCGGCGGTGCCGCCGTCCGGCGCCAGGATGCGAACGATTCCGGACTTCCAGTGATCGGCGCGCATGGTGGTGGTGGGCGTCCGGCCGCGGATTCGCCGGACCGGGATCCGCGAGGAGGGTAGGATGGACGTGGAGAGGGGACAGGCGATCCGCCCGCGCCTTCAAGGCATGCGCGGCAACTGCTTCCAGACCAGCTTGACCGTGTAGTTGGCTTCTCCCCCGGCCTTGCACACGGCTGCGTTCCCCGCCTCGCCGGTGATGGTGAGCCCGAAGGAGACCTCGACCTCGTCGGGCGGCTGTGGCAGCCCGGCCACCGAAGCCACGAATGCCTGCGCGTTCTGGCGCACCGCGCGATTGACCACCTCCTCGAGCTGGTGCTGTGCGCGGGTGACGGCGCCCGCGGCGGTTTCGACGATGCGGTCCGCGAGCCCCGCGCGCACGGTGGCGCCCGGCTGAGGTGCGATGGGGGTGGACACTTCCACCAGCAGCGACGAGCCGTCGCCGGTGGTGAACTCGACGTAGCGAGGCATGGAAACACCCCGGAGGAGAGTGGGACGGGGGCTGAGAAACCACCGTCGAGCCTGCCTGCAGAGTACACCCCGGGGCACCTGCGGGCAATGAAAATGTCCGTTCGCGCGCGGGCTGCGATGCCGCGTCCACACAAAGCCCGCCTTCGCGGACTACGGGCTTCGGTGTGGCCGAGGCGGCGGTGCTCGCGACGGACTTCCAAGGATCTCGGCTCCGAGCAACGGGCTTCGGGCGGCACGAATGGTTGTAGTCCCCGAAGGGGGACTTC
The Longimicrobium sp. DNA segment above includes these coding regions:
- a CDS encoding CU044_2847 family protein, with amino-acid sequence MPRYVEFTTGDGSSLLVEVSTPIAPQPGATVRAGLADRIVETAAGAVTRAQHQLEEVVNRAVRQNAQAFVASVAGLPQPPDEVEVSFGLTITGEAGNAAVCKAGGEANYTVKLVWKQLPRMP